The genomic window ACTATGATTTTTTCGCCGGCTTTTAGTCCTTCTAGAACTTGATAATTGTTACCTTCAATCGCTCCTAATTTCACCGATTTTTGTATAGCTACTAAAGACGGCGCGTCTGGTTGGGGGCTTTCTGGTGCTTGCGCGACAAATACAAAGGTTTCTCCACCTAAGCGAGATACGGCTGTGACGGGAATTAACACGCCTGGACGTTCATCCCAAATCACTTTGGCTTGGACTAACTGGCGATTGAGTAGTTGTCCCGTACCATTGCTAAAGGTGGCTTTGGCTAAGACTGTTTGGGAATTGGAGTTGGCGTTGGGTTCAATGAAACTAATCCTACCTGTGGTGGTGGGGTTTCCTTGGGTATCTAGCATCTGCACGGGTAATCCCGTCTGCAATTGTGCGGCTTGGTTGAGGGGAATGGATATATTTAGTTCTAAAGCACTGTTTCTAGTCAGTGTTGTCAGTTCATCACCTTTGCTGACAAAGCTACCAACTCTCACGGGGATATTACCCACAATCCCCGTCAAAGGTGCTAGGACGTTCGTGTAACGCACTTGGGCTTCGGCAGATTTGACTTGGGCGGCGGCTTGGGTAACTTGCGATCGCGCTTGGGCTATTTCTTCTGGACGTGCGCCGTTTTCTAATTGTCTCAAGTTTTGTGTTTGCTGTTCTAGAGCAGCCGTTAGTTCGGTAATATCAGAACCTCGACTTTTACGCAGTTGCTCTAATCGTCGCTGGGCTTCTCTTAACCTCGCTTCAGCACTACGTCTTTCTCCCAAATATCCTTCTAAAACATCTTGGGACACTGCACCCTCTGTCTGAAGTTTTTCGTATCGCTTGGCTCGTGACTGCGCTAACTCTACATCAGATTTCGCTGATTCAATTTGCGCCTCAGCTTGAGCAATTTCCTCTGGACGCGCTCCACCTTGGGCATCTGTTAACCTGGCTCTAGCTTGGGCTACCTGCGCTCTGGCTTGGGCAATTTGTTCAGAGCGAGTCCCGGCTTTGAGTTCCGCTAGGCGGGCGCGGGCTTGTTCTAAGGAAGCTTTAGCTTGCAATAACTGGGCTTGAACATCATCACTTTGCAGACGAATTACTACTTGCCCTTCTTGGATGCGATCGCCTTCTTTGACTAAAATTTGGCTGACTCGTCCATCAATTTCTGGTTTAAGTACCACTGAGCGCGGTGCGTCTAAAGTGCCGACAAATACAGAGCTTTCTTGTAAAGTTCCTGTTTCTACTGTCGCTAATTTTACAGGAATTCCCCTCGGCTGACCCGCCGCCATTCCTGGGGGGCTATTCCCCGCCAGGCTACTTTGCCACCACCTCCAGCCAAAACCACCACCGATAATTAGCAAAATGATGCCAACAATCACAGGCCAACGCCCTTTAGGACTAGGTGTAGATTGTTTTTCTGGCTCTACCAGAGAACTATCTTGAGTTTCGGTAGCCTGAGAATCTTCTATCTCTACAGGTAGTGAGGAATGAGAACTATCTTGATGGGACATATTTGATCACTCGCTCTTAAATTTTAACTAGGGAAATTACTGAGATATTTTCTATAGATTGAATCTTTAAAAACTAATTTTGGTCTGGATTAGGTAGTCAACAGTCAACAGTTCAAGGTGCGTTAGCCTACGGCATAACACACCCTACCGACCATTTACATTTCTTCATATACATTGGATTTTTCTCAGCAACTTACTTACTCAGACAGAATTAATTACAAAAATTTTTTTCCTGTCACCTGTCACCTGTCACCTGTCACCTATGCAAGCACTTGCTTACAAGTGCAAGTAATTGCTTGCATTATATACAGATCGTCGTAAAATTTGTATAAATTCAACAAATTGAATATTCTGTTCCAGTGAGTGCGATTGATGATGTCGCGATCGCCAATCAGTATCCCGATTAGTCAAACTGATTAGAATACTCAAGACGCAATATCAATCCTTAGTTTAAGCACTCATGGAAAATTTTGTTTTTTACAACCCAGTTAAAATCCTCTTTGGTAAAGGTCAAATTGCCAAAATTGACACTGAAATTCCGGCTGATGCCAAAATTCTCATAACTTACGGTGGAGGTAGCATCAAAACCAATGGTGTCTACGATCAAGTTAAATCTGCGTTATCTGGACGGAATATATTTGAGTTCGGTGGAATTGAACCTAATCCCCGCCTAGAAACACTAATGAAAGCTGTAGAATTAGCCCGTCAAGAAGGGATTGATTTTCTGCTGGCGGTGGGTGGTGGTTCAGTTCTGGATGGAACTAAGTTTATTGCGGCGGCGGTTTACTTTGAGGGCGATCCTTGGGATATTCTCGCCAAGCAAGCACCCGTGACTGCGGCTGTACCTTTGGGTACTGTATTGACCCTCCCTGCTACGGGTTCGGAGATGAATACAGGTGCTGTGATTACTAAGGCACAAACAGAGGAAAAACTCTACTTTAATAGTAATTTGGTATTTCCTCGCTTCTCTGTTCTTGACCCAGAAACGACTTTTTCCTTACCTCCAAGACAAATTGGTAATGGGATTGTTGATGCTTATACCCATGTAATGGAACAGTATTTGACTTATCCCGCCAATGCACCATTACAAGACCGGATGGCGGAGTCAATCTTGAAAACGCTGATTGAGGAGGGGCCAAAAACCCTGGCTAATCCCCACGATTATGATGCACGAGCTAACTTTATGTGGTGTGCAACAATGGCTCTCAATGGATTAATTGGTGCGGGAGTTCCGCAAGACTGGGCGACTCACATGATTGGTCATGAGTTGACGGCGGAACATGGTTTAGATCATGCTCAGACTTTGGCGATTGTGCTACCAAGTACCCTGTCTGTGAGACGCGATCGCAAATGGCAAAAGCTTCTACAATATGCAGAGCGAGTCTGGAACATAATTGATGGTAGCGAAACCGAACGCGTAGAACAAGCGATCGCTCAAACTCGCAACTTCTTTGAGTCCCTCGGTGTCCGCACTCATCTATCTGACTACGGTGTAGGCTTAGAAACCATTCCTGTAATTATCAAACGTCTAAAACAGCACGGTTTAGCCGTTTTGGGCGAACAGCAAGATGTAGACTCTCAAGTTGTCGAGAAGATTTTAACCCTTTCGGCTTAATTTAGTAGAAACGTAGCATTGCTACGTTTCTACTAAATTTCTGAGTGTATTGACTATATTAGATAAATACTGCTAATCTTAATCAGACCAATCGGTCTTAAATACTTTTAATGTCCAAAGGCGAAGAAACAAAAGCTCGGATTATCCAACAAGCAGCCGAACTGTTTAACCAACAGGGGTATGCTGGTTCGTCTATTTCTGACATTATGCGGGTGACAGGATTGCAAAAGGGGGGAATTTACAATCATTTCCAAAGCAAAGATGAATTAGCATTACAGGCTTTTGATTATGCGATCGCTTGTGTGAGCAAACATTACAGATTAGCATTACGCAACGAACGCCATGCGATCGCACGTTTAAAGGCGATCGTGAATGTATTTAGCAGTTTTGTAGAAAATCCACCCATCCCCGGAGGGTGTCCCCTACTGAATACGGCCGTTGAAAGTGATGATGCTCATCCGGCTTTAAGAGAACGTACTCAACAGGCGATGACAGCTTGGCTTAATCTCATTCGCCACATCATCGAAACCGGAATTGCAAAAGGTGAAATTCAACCTGGAGTCAATGCGGATGAAATAGCTAGTATCATGACTGCAATCTTAGAGGGTTCAATTATGATGAGCAAGTTATATGGAGATAATATTTATATGCAAAGAGCCGTTAATCATCTCAACCAGTACATAGAAACTCACCTTTAGAACAATGGTACAAATCAAAGTTTATGGTTTAGCTGACAAGCTCAACCCGATTAAAGCAGAGCTATCAAATATCATTCATGTCGCTCTAATTGAAGGATTACAGATTGCTCCTGAGAAAAGATTTCATCGTTTTTTTCTTTTAGATAAATCTGATTTTTATTACCCATCAGACAGGTCAGAAGATTATTTAATTATTGAAATTAGTATGTTTGAAGGGCGTTCCGTTGCTACTAAAAAGCAGCTAATTCGATTGTTGATTCAAAACATAAGTACACAATTGAATATTTCAGTAGATGATATTGAAATTACAATTTTTGAATTACCTAAATCCAACTGGGGTATCAGAGGTTTACCCGGTGACGAATTAACACTTAACTACAAAGTAGAAGTTTAATTTTTTTTATGCCTTTACAGACCGGATGGTCTGAATGTAATATTTAGGATAAATCATGCTAACAACTGAGAAAACCCATAGACCATTAGAGATAGTATTAAGCATACCCGTAAGAACTTATGATATAGATTTTGTGGGTATTGTCAGCAACATAGTTTATATCAGGTGGCTAGAAGATTTACGCCTCAAGTTTCTAGAAGAACACTGGCAACTTGAGCAACAGCTTAAGCAAGGATATGCACCAATTATGGCAGGCACAGAAATTGAATATAAACGCCCAATTAAGCTAAATGATCAAGTAATTGGCCGTTTATGGTTAAGTAATTTGGGACGTTTAAAATGGACTGTACAAGCTGAAATTTTAGCCAATAAAGAGTTAGCAGCAATCGCCACACAAAAAGGTGCTTTTATGAGTTTAGAAAGTAGTCGTCTAATTCCCATTCCAGAGGGATTAAAACAGAAATATTGTCAATCTCAGCAGGCGTAACCAGCAAAAATTTTTATAGTTCAACAAACCATTCGGTCTTTTTATTCATCCATAGGAGTTTTCGATGTTGAAATTTTACTACGCTCCCCTTTCACCTAATGCTCGGCGTGTGTGGATAACTTTATTAGAAAAAGGAATTGATTTTGAACCGATATTAATGAAATTAAATGGTGATCAATTACAGCCAGAATTTTTGGAAATCAACCCATTTCACCATATCCCAGTTGTAGTAGATGACGGGTTTAGGGTTATAGAATCTTTGGCAATTTTAGATTATTTAGAAAGTAAATATCCCACACCGGCATTATTGCCTAATGATGCTCAAGGATTGGCAAAAGTCAGAATGGTGCAAATGGTGACAGCTAATGAATTATTTCCCAAAACAATTACACTAATTTGTGATAATCCCGACTCACCGCAGTTCTTACAAGCAGTACAGCATATAAATAAAGTGCTGCAATTTTTAACAGAAATTATTGGCCATTATACTTTTTTTAATGGTGAAGAATTAACCCTAGCAGATATTGTTGCAGGAACAGTTTTACCATTTTTACCTAACTTGGGTGTAAGTCTGGATGATTATCCCCAACTACAAAACTGGTGTGAACAAATTAACCAACGCCCAGCATGGCAAAAAACCCTACTCAGCGATGCAGACTTTGAGGAATTCAAACGGAGGGTGAGATTTTTGGTAAAGAGTAATAAGTAATGAGTAATGAGTAATGAGTAATGGGTATTTCCTCATTACTTATAATGAAGATCGTTGATTTTTTATTTTTGGCTTTTCAAAAAATGAACGCAGTAACATTGACAAAGATGAAGAAGAAGCTCTGAAAATGTTATCCAAGCAATTACTTGCTTATACACCAGAAGAGCTTGAGCAGGCAAAAAATAGTAATGCGTTAATAGAGGTGATTTGTAATGCGGAAGAAAAAATCGGCGATTCTTGAAGCGGTTCATGAAACAGCGTCAGACCTAGACAAAGCTGGGCTAATGAATCAAACTACATTGCGCGAATTTGAACACTTATGTCTACCTCCTATTGAGCCTCTAGAACCATTACAAATTAAAGAAATACGGGAATCATCTCAAATCAGTCAAGCTGTTTTTGCACGTATTTTGAATATAAGCCCTTCAACAGTTCAAAAGTGGGAAATAGGACAAAAGCGGCCTAGTGGAGCATCTCTTAAGCTACTGCACTTGGTAAAAAATCGTGGGTTAAACAGTGTGCTTTATTAAAGTCAACACCATACCATTGATCTCATGCTGTCCTTCTGTCGGGTTAAGCTAATGGCAATAGTAAGCGGCTAACTACTCGATTATCAGGTAACTGGTAGAGATGTAATTCTCCTCCTAGTTGCTGCATTAGCTGTTGACAGATCAATAAATGTAAACCTGGGAGTTGATCTAAATGACTAGGTGTTAGTACATCCTTACGTGTCATTTGCTCTAGTTCTGTTAGTAACTCTGGTGCAATGATACCGTTATCTGTAATTGATAACTCTAGGAATTTTTCATCTAAGCGACGACACCAAATATCAATTCTGCTACCATGAGGGGAACGTTGACAGGCGGACACTAATAATTCGTTGAGGATTAATTCAAATTTGATGATGTCGCCAACGATCGCCATTGGGGAAGGGTAACTGGAAGCAACGACACCTTTGACTAAGCCAGAACCATTGTTTGTCTCTAGTTCTTGTGTCGATTGTCCCAACCCATGAACCCCAATCCAGAGTTTTTGTTTTTGAACTAAGTTGTCTATGCGTTCGAGCGATCGCTTCAACAAGCTGGCTATGGGCATGGTTTCCCCATTCATGTACAATTGCCATTGTTCTTGTTTTAACAATCCTGTCATCGCCGCAGTGGTGTGATCTAACTGTCGCCACAATAACTGGTAGCGTGTCTGAGTCAATTCATTATGAGGAATGCCCAAATCATGAATTTGACCGATTAATTGTGTTGTTGTTCTTTGGGCTTCTTCTAACCGCCGATGTTTGTACCAGTTGAGTTGACGTAATTCTTGGGTTGTAGATTCTAGACTTTTGCTGATTAGCTGTTGACGACGCAACCAAGCTAATTGCTCAATCAGAGTTTCTATCGCATTTAGGGTTTGTTGGGGCCAATAGCGTTCTGCATGGTCTGCTAACACAATTATCCCTGTGGGTTGATGAATAGCAGCAGTCCGTAAAGCTATAACCAAAACCTTGCCCATTCCTGGACAATTTAACCATTTTTTGGTTTCTGGTGGTAAATCATCGGCTTTCAGATTTAAGTAGCCATCTTTAGACAACGCCCACTGAATCAATGCTTCAGACTGTACAGATATTTGTGCATCCGTGCGAATATTAAATTGACTATCACCAATTACTCCGGGTATAATCTCCGCCTGAGACTGGCCAGAAGACCAAGACAACATTAAGGCTAAAGGACAACCAAGAATAGATGCTATTTGTTCCAGAGTGGTAGTTTCTAGATAATTTTTTTCTGTCTCAGTGCTTTCACTATGGGCTTCTTCTAAAATGCAGAGAGATTGTTGGATACTCTGGACAATTTTTTGCTGTTGTTCACTATTGGTTAGTAGTCGCCATTGCCGTAAAACTACGCCAATTTGTTGACTGACAATCCACAGCAGTTCTTTTTCGAGGGTTGTCCAATTGTGATGCTTGGTGTGGGTAATTAGCAGGATTGCCTCTGGTCGATGACTTTGAATGCAGTTGCAAACTAACAGCGATCGCACTCCATTTTCTATTAAAGGTGGTCGCCAGTTAAAAAAACGTAAATCTTCCTCTAAATTCTCAATTTCTACTGTTTTTGTCGCCGATTTCAACATCTGTCTATCGGTTTCGGTCAATAAACTAAAAGCAAAGGTCAAAGGACGGCGATTATGGGGTTGAGTTTGATAGACGACTTGATAGTTATTCCGGTCAGCGTCATACTGTAAAACTAAAAAGCGGGTAGCACCTAACCGAGTTAACACTTTGGTAGCACAAATACGTAAAGTTTCTTTGAGGTCTTGATAAGTGTAGATAGCTTGAGCAACTTGGCTAGTAAGTTGGGAATCCTCTTTAATTTGTTGAATGGTACTGTCCATTTTTTCAGTCGGAGCTACTAGAGAGACTAAACCCGCCGCACCTTGGACAAAATTTTTGTCTGCTTCTGACCAAATGCGCGGTTCAACACCTTCGACAGCCAGAAAACCCAAGAGGTCTTGTTGCCAGATAATTGGAGCAGCCAAGAGCGATCGCACCCGCCAGCGTTTCAATAACTTGGCTGTAAAATGACTATTTAGGGAACTGCGAGCATCACCAATCCAAACAATTTGATTAACTGACAAAGCATAATAAAAATCGCTCAACTCTTGCACAGTCATACCGGCCGCCGGCTGTTCACGCTGTGCATCTCTATTCATTTTCCTGAGTTGATTGGTAATCCGACACCAAAAATAGCGTCCTTGTCGATCAAACCAGTAAATATTAGTACGACTGGGAGCAACAAATTCATGGGTTGCTTCTACTACTGCTTTGAGTCTTTCTTCTAAATTATTGAAGTTATGTAAATTGTCGAGTAATTCTAATAACGGTTCATCAGGACGCTTGCTTTGCTTTTGCTGCAAATGAAGTTCATTTTGATACAGTATTGACCCCAGTTCCCCTAAGACAATCATCACACTAGTTTTGGTTTCCTCTGGGATCAAATAACCCCAGCGTTCCGCAGCTATTAACAGCAAACCCAAACAACGGTCTTTGTAGCGTATGGGAAAAATAATTGTTCCCCGAACGTTGTGTTTTTTACCTAATTCCTGGCATTCGCCAATTCTGGTTTCAGTGCGGATATCTGCCACTCCCACAGCGCGCTGTTGAATAACTACTTGCTCTAATAAGTCACCTGGACGGAGAATCAACCGTTTGCGTAAAAAACTATCCTCGCCTCCAGGAGTGACACCACCTTTACCTAACAATGTATGCTTGATGCGATCGTAAACAGCAATCCAAATCAAACTGTAATTAAACTGCTGTTGAATATAAGAAGTAGTAATTGCAATCAGAACCTCAATATCATCCTCTTCCCTTAGACTTTGCAAAACGCGTCCTAGGGCAACAATCTGCTGTTCGCCGGCTATAGGTGGTTGTGGCTGCCCCATCTGATTATTAGTCAACATAGCTTGTAATATATAAGATGCCCATAAAGTAGCCCTGACTAATATTGTTTCGATTGTTTATTCGGAGTTCTGGATGGAAGGGACTGGGGATTGGGGATTGGGGACTGGGGATTGGGGACTGGGGAGACAGAACGAATAACTAAGACTATTTATTATGGATATTTATCAAATTGCTATTCGTCCGGTTTTATTCAATTTATTAAAAGCAGATCCAGAGTGGTCACATCACCAGGCGATCGCAATCTTAAGTTGGTTATCACATCAAAATCATACTGGTAATAATTGGCTACCAAGCCTGTTACAAAAGTCTCTATGTCTAAAAAATCACCGCCTAGAACAAAATTTATTTGGTTTACACTTTCCCAACCCCCTAGGTTTGGCGGCTGGTTTTGATAAAGATGGTGTAACATCTGGCATCTTGTCAAGCCTGGGTTTTGGTTTTGCGGAACTGGGAACTGTGACATTTGTAGCACAGCCAGGAAATCCTCGTCCTCGTTTGTTTCGCTTGCCTTTAGATCAAGCTGTTCTTAACCGCATGGGGTTTAATAATAGTGGTGCAGCAGCAATGGCAAAACTGTTAACTCAAGAAAAACAAGAGTTCACTTCATCTATACCTATAGGCATTAATTTGGGTAAGTCGAAAGTTACTCCCCTAGAAGCAGCAGCAGAAGATTATTTACATAGTTTTCAATTACTTAAAGAGTTGGGAGATTACTTTGTAGTCAACGTTTCTTCACCCAATACACCAGGTTTGCGATCGCTCCAAGATGCCTCTATGCTCAGTTCTATCTTGGATGTACTACAAAAAGAAAACAACTTACAAAAACCAATTTTTGTCAAGATAGCCCCTGATTTAGAATGGGAAGCGATCGCGGATATTATTACTTTGGCGAAAACCTACCAGCTAGCCGGGATTATTGCCACTAACACTACTATTAGCCGTGAGGGGCTAAAAACCCAAGTGATTGACAAAACTGGCAAATCACCTGAGCAAGAAGCTGGGGGAATTAGTGGTGCGCCAGTACGCGATCGCTCCACAGAAGTAATTAAGTTTATCTGTCAGCAAACCCAAGGACAGATGCCAATTATCGGGGTAGGTGGCATATTCTCCCCCGATGATGCTTGGGCAAAAATTACTGCTGGTGCTAGCCTGATCCAAGTTTATACAGGCTGGATTTACGAAGGCCCAATGATGGTCAGCCGCATTCTTGAAGGTTTACTAGTCAAGTTAGAACAAAATGGCCTAAGTTCCATTTCGGAAGCCGTAGGTTTAGACGTTAAAAAGAGTCTAGGGACTGGGGACTATTAAGAAGCAGAGGGAGCAGGGGAGCAGGGGGAGCAGGGGAAGCAGGGGGAGCAGAGGAGAAAAACTATTGACTAGTGACCCTTACCTAACTTACTACTCAGCACTCACTACTCAGCACTCACTACTCAGCACTCAGCACTCACTACTCAGCACTCACTACTCAGCACTCAGCACTCACTACTCACTCATCTACAGGAAAGAACTCCTTAGTTTTTTCTGAAAAAGTCCAAGCAATACCATCAGGATCGCGGTTGCGACTCCATTCAGGAAATTCTGGATCATTGCGCCGTTTATATACAGTGCTGGAATAAACATTCAGCCGTTTAGCCAGTTCTGATTGAATCAAAGAACCAAAAACTAACTGTCTTGCTAGTTTTTGTTTAGCTTCTTCAGTAACAGCTGGTGGTGGTAATTCCGGTTCTGCTTCTGCTAATACTGGTTCTGCTGCGAATGGTTCTGGTGCAGGTGGTGCTAATTCTGGTGTAGGTGGTGCTGCTAAAAGCGATCGCGCTTCCTTCGTTACTGGTGGGGTGGCTAGTTGTTTGACAGGCTCGCTACTGTCAAGAATGTTACCTAGAATACTGCCAGTGATGAAGTAATAAACTTCACCTGTTTCTCCAGCAGGTAGTATACTTGCACCAAATTCAGATGCTTTACCATCTAGATAGCGTTTTGCTTGTGTGCCGGGAAAGTTGCCCCGAATTGCCAAATCTACAGGTGTAATTTTGCCCTGATTTTCTCGAACCAACTCACTGAAAATCGGGTTAACTCGCTGACACCACTGTTGCCATTGGTATTGTTGCCATACATTTAAACCAATGAGCAACACCAGAAAAGCCAGCAAAAATTTCCAGGTAGTAACCAGGAAAATAATCACAAACGATATTGGCAAAAGGAGAACGAGAAAGCCTTTCCCGCTACCTTCTATTGTTTTTTCACTCATGCCGATTTTTGCCAACCGAATTTTTTGGGAAATAATATATTATATTGGCAAAAATCGGCGCAGGTTTTTGTATAGTTTGGCAAAGTTATGGCAAAAATCAGCAAAATTATCATTAGCTGCGATCGTATAAAACTAAAAAACCTGATAATTTCGGCAAAAAGCTGCAAAATATTTTTCCAAAATACATAGCTAAACAAGTTTTAACAGAAACAAGTTGTGAACAGTCCTTATGGAATTAAGCATTCTAAAGTGCTGATTACGAACTTCAAAAAAATTTTAGTCATCCTCTTGACTTTTCAAATTACATATACTACATTAATACTACAAGCTGATTTTCCCAAAGGAGTTAGCTAAATCAGTAGCGGATAGTTCAAATACCAGAACACCCACCTTGCCTGACAAGGCCGACCTATTGAGGGTTATCGAATAACATCTTGATTCCCAACGCCCTTGATTAAACTTCTGGAGGTGCAGGTGTAAATCCTGCTCCGCTAAATCTAAACTAAAGACGTGATTAATCGTGTCTATACATTCATGTGGTGGGTAGCTCAGTGGATAGAGTGCCTAAACGTCCTTATTCACCCCTTGCCTGTAAAGGCCGAAGAATTGAGGGTTATCGCCTGCAAAGCGGGAGGTCGCGGGTTCAAATCCCGCCCCACTACACCAAATCTAATTTTTAACTTTCATGTGGCAGGTAGCTCAGTTGGTAGAGCGACGTAAACATCCTTATTCACCCCTCGCCTGCAAAGGCCGACGAATTAGGGTTATCGCATATTTAAGCCGGATGTCGCAGGTTCGAGTCCTGCCCTGCCACCTTTCATTTTTGCCTGCAAGGGCTGGGAGATGAAGCCATGAATTACAATTTCTTTACCAAAAACAAGACAACTACACCACAAAATCAACCCATCCCCGGACGAGAAGCCGAGATGATGAAAGGGCGTTCAGGTGGCTGGATGTTTGATGCTGGCATTTGGAAAATGTTGCGGCGTTGTCTGTTGGTTGGGACAGCCCAAAGCACATACTATGCTGGCAAACAAGAACTTACAGAAGATTTTGTGGTAGTTGTAAAACAAGCTGTCGCGGAAAATCCCAGTCGTGTTGCAGAAGAAATCTTGTACGCCAGTGATGGACACGCCATCAATAACAGCGCACCTATTTTTGCTTTGGTGTTGCTGTCAATGGGTGAAACCCCAGAAGCAAAACAGGCTTTTGGTGAAATCTTTCCCCAAGTTGTCCGTACAGGTAGCCATTTCTATGAATGGTTGAACTACACCAAGTCTCTGCGGGGGTTCGGTAAGATAGTGCGGGAAGCTGGTAAAAGTTGGCTATCTCGTGAAGATGTCAAAGGTTTAGCCTATCAACTGTTGAAATATCAACAACGTCAAGGCTTTACTAACCGTGATGCTTTACGGTTGTTTCACGTCAAACCACCTACAGAAAACCACCGTCAACTTTATGAGTGGGTAGTCAAAGGTTGGGCAGAATTACCAACTGCAATACCTTCTGAGGCGTTAGCACAGATTTGGTGGTACGAATGGCTGAAGCACAACCCCAATGAAACCCACCAAGCCATTTTGCAAGGACGCTTAACCCATGAAATGGCTACACCCGTGGGTAAGATGGATAAGCAAGCTTGGCAATTACTATTTCAGGAAATGCCTATTGGTGCAATGTTGCGTAACTTGGGTTCATTAACTGAATTGGGTGTGTTACGAACTGACGAAAGCACAAACTTATCGCGTGTAGAAGCAGTTCTCAACAACAAAGAACATCTGCGGAAAGGTCGTATTCATCCCATCGATGTTTTGAAAGCACTCAAAACTTATGAGTCTGGAGGAAGATTAGGACGCAGTAAGAAAACTTGGAGTCCAGTTCCC from Nostoc sp. UHCC 0870 includes these protein-coding regions:
- a CDS encoding efflux RND transporter periplasmic adaptor subunit — protein: MSHQDSSHSSLPVEIEDSQATETQDSSLVEPEKQSTPSPKGRWPVIVGIILLIIGGGFGWRWWQSSLAGNSPPGMAAGQPRGIPVKLATVETGTLQESSVFVGTLDAPRSVVLKPEIDGRVSQILVKEGDRIQEGQVVIRLQSDDVQAQLLQAKASLEQARARLAELKAGTRSEQIAQARAQVAQARARLTDAQGGARPEEIAQAEAQIESAKSDVELAQSRAKRYEKLQTEGAVSQDVLEGYLGERRSAEARLREAQRRLEQLRKSRGSDITELTAALEQQTQNLRQLENGARPEEIAQARSQVTQAAAQVKSAEAQVRYTNVLAPLTGIVGNIPVRVGSFVSKGDELTTLTRNSALELNISIPLNQAAQLQTGLPVQMLDTQGNPTTTGRISFIEPNANSNSQTVLAKATFSNGTGQLLNRQLVQAKVIWDERPGVLIPVTAVSRLGGETFVFVAQAPESPQPDAPSLVAIQKSVKLGAIEGNNYQVLEGLKAGEKIIVSGILNLTNGAPIVPES
- a CDS encoding iron-containing alcohol dehydrogenase, giving the protein MENFVFYNPVKILFGKGQIAKIDTEIPADAKILITYGGGSIKTNGVYDQVKSALSGRNIFEFGGIEPNPRLETLMKAVELARQEGIDFLLAVGGGSVLDGTKFIAAAVYFEGDPWDILAKQAPVTAAVPLGTVLTLPATGSEMNTGAVITKAQTEEKLYFNSNLVFPRFSVLDPETTFSLPPRQIGNGIVDAYTHVMEQYLTYPANAPLQDRMAESILKTLIEEGPKTLANPHDYDARANFMWCATMALNGLIGAGVPQDWATHMIGHELTAEHGLDHAQTLAIVLPSTLSVRRDRKWQKLLQYAERVWNIIDGSETERVEQAIAQTRNFFESLGVRTHLSDYGVGLETIPVIIKRLKQHGLAVLGEQQDVDSQVVEKILTLSA
- a CDS encoding TetR/AcrR family transcriptional regulator, whose amino-acid sequence is MSKGEETKARIIQQAAELFNQQGYAGSSISDIMRVTGLQKGGIYNHFQSKDELALQAFDYAIACVSKHYRLALRNERHAIARLKAIVNVFSSFVENPPIPGGCPLLNTAVESDDAHPALRERTQQAMTAWLNLIRHIIETGIAKGEIQPGVNADEIASIMTAILEGSIMMSKLYGDNIYMQRAVNHLNQYIETHL
- a CDS encoding tautomerase family protein, encoding MVQIKVYGLADKLNPIKAELSNIIHVALIEGLQIAPEKRFHRFFLLDKSDFYYPSDRSEDYLIIEISMFEGRSVATKKQLIRLLIQNISTQLNISVDDIEITIFELPKSNWGIRGLPGDELTLNYKVEV
- a CDS encoding acyl-CoA thioesterase — translated: MLTTEKTHRPLEIVLSIPVRTYDIDFVGIVSNIVYIRWLEDLRLKFLEEHWQLEQQLKQGYAPIMAGTEIEYKRPIKLNDQVIGRLWLSNLGRLKWTVQAEILANKELAAIATQKGAFMSLESSRLIPIPEGLKQKYCQSQQA
- a CDS encoding glutathione S-transferase family protein, with protein sequence MLKFYYAPLSPNARRVWITLLEKGIDFEPILMKLNGDQLQPEFLEINPFHHIPVVVDDGFRVIESLAILDYLESKYPTPALLPNDAQGLAKVRMVQMVTANELFPKTITLICDNPDSPQFLQAVQHINKVLQFLTEIIGHYTFFNGEELTLADIVAGTVLPFLPNLGVSLDDYPQLQNWCEQINQRPAWQKTLLSDADFEEFKRRVRFLVKSNK
- a CDS encoding helix-turn-helix domain-containing protein, producing the protein MRKKKSAILEAVHETASDLDKAGLMNQTTLREFEHLCLPPIEPLEPLQIKEIRESSQISQAVFARILNISPSTVQKWEIGQKRPSGASLKLLHLVKNRGLNSVLY